From Pochonia chlamydosporia 170 chromosome Unknown PCv3seq00014, whole genome shotgun sequence, a single genomic window includes:
- a CDS encoding GLEYA domain-containing protein → MTPIYLTIIAFLALINLSDATACCAHPRCGEPGFKFAQYNNPFLSDHSPTYDKLNLTYFSTQQPIRAGISSAANNQQVTGDKVGNWLLNYRAFLYTCHSGNYTFASPAADDVTLVWLGKENVDKATQEAASLRQYFYGDNSPKTVHKELEAGVYYPIRIVSANGGGPMVHGITILDPKGRKVDGATSHGSSFLLTEACGKKIGN, encoded by the coding sequence ATGACGCCAATTTATCTCACAATCATTGCCTTCTTGGCCCTGATTAACTTGAGCGACGCTACCGCATGCTGTGCTCACCCGAGATGCGGGGAACCGGGGTTCAAGTTTGCTCAATACAACAATCCCTTCCTCAGCGACCACAGCCCTACGTACGAcaagttgaacttgacctACTTCTCAACTCAGCAGCCTATTCGTGCCGGTATTTCAAGCGCGGCCAATAACCAGCAAGTGACAGGCGATAAGGTCGGCAACTGGCTCTTGAATTACCGTGCCTTCCTGTATACCTGCCATTCGGGAAATTACACCTTTGCCTCCCCGGCAGCCGATGATGTAACCCTGGTGTGGCTAGGCAAAGAAAATGTGGACAAGGCGACCCAAGAAGCTGCAAGTCTTCGCCAGTACTTCTACGGAGATAACTCACCAAAGACAGTCCACAAAGAACTTGAGGCAGGCGTGTACTACCCTATTCGTATTGTGTCGGCTAACGGGGGTGGGCCTATGGTGCACGGGATTACTATCTTGGACCCGAAGGGCCGAAAGGTGGACGGTGCCACTAGCCATGGATCAAGCTTCCTACTTACGGAAGCATGCGGCAAAAAAATAGGAAACTAA
- a CDS encoding exonuclease III (similar to Metarhizium acridum CQMa 102 XP_007814746.1) — translation MAAAVALGTNPGAASTVPSLSGYTGSLAFVPDEPDFTFKYTTNKPSNGYNWIGIWKTDGPDDGHYHSKHINYKYAPGTEGSVTIDLYGQPPGTYKAYFLAYDGYELITDPIEFSITPGTGSLAYAPDKLRYTFDYTSNHENRGYNWIGIWGAEGGPSNGNKNSGAIAWKYAPGRKGSLQFDFSRLQHGTYKAYFLAFDGYGWIADPIEFTVLAFLIEGFTTQNARQGDLFEAKIGGLLVGPDNSLTKLAIDSATPGWVSLSEDGTLRGTPNTSGIAKFNVIAASTDGTKHRLAVTIPVMASGTPLVDNLKVLSFNIWLSGQKVNDYHRKQINAIASSGADIVGMQECYEDTAPRLAKALGWYEWHDDYRNFGEKVRHFFLGINGWNGNQYYDVCILSRYPIVERLYDRTFYAAACGVRIALDGDDSQVTMFNAHLGYDPYGPEDFCKKGKTKDEVTQREADSQRTPEIHEVVDKIKPQIANYREIPVILTGDFNAPSHLDWTSATANQHCGVGAYNWPTSIYPTQAGLMCYEPTRARAGKAE, via the coding sequence atggctgcggCTGTGGCCTTGGGCACAAACCCCGGCGCAGCGAGTACCGTTCCAAGTCTAAGTGGATATACTGGCTCACTTGCATTCGTTCCCGACGAGCCAGATTTCACTTTCAAGTATACCACGAATAAGCCAAGTAATGGCTACAACTGGATTGGTATCTGGAAAACCGATGGTCCAGATGATGGACACTACCACTCTAAACACATAAACTATAAATATGCTCCTGGGACAGAAGGATCGGTGACGATTGATCTCTATGGTCAACCGCCCGGCACTTACAAGGCCTACTTTCTCGCTTACGATGGATACGAATTAATCACGGATCCTATTGAATTTAGTATCACACCTGGTACTGGCTCACTTGCATACGCTCCCGACAAACTACGTTACACTTTTGACTATACCTCGAATCACGAAAATAGAGGTTACAACTGGATTGGTATCTGGGGAGCTGAAGGTGGTCCGTCTAATGGAAATAAAAACTCTGGAGCAATAGCCTGGAAATACGCTCCTGGGAGAAAAGGATCGCTGCAGTTTGATTTCTCCCGTCTCCAGCACGGCACCTACAAGGCCTACTTTCTCGCTTTTGATGGATATGGGTGGATCGCGGATCCTATTGAATTTACTGTCCTTGCATTTCTTATCGAGGGCTTTACTACGCAGAATGCAAGGCAAGGTGATCTCTTTGAGGCTAAAATTGGAGGCTTGCTCGTTGGCCCTGACAACAGCCTGACGAAGTTGGCCATTGATTCTGCAACCCCTGGCTGGGTGTCTCTCTCAGAGGACGGTACTCTGAGAGGTACCCCTAACACCAGCGGCATCGCCAAGTTCAACGTCATAGCTGCCTCTACTGACGGCACCAAGCATCGACTAGCCGTCACGATACCCGTTATGGCTTCCGGGACTCCCCTCGTCGACAATTTAAAGGTCCTCTCCTTTAACATCTGGCTAAGCGGCCAGAAGGTCAATGACTACCACCGCAAGCAAATCAACGCCATAGCCTCTAGCGGCGCAGACATTGTCGGCATGCAGGAGTGTTACGAGGATACTGCTCCCCGCTTGGCCAAAGCCCTCGGCTGGTACGAATGGCACGACGATTATAGAAACTTCGGGGAGAAAGTAAGACACTTCTTTCTTGGGATAAACGGATGGAATGGAAACCAGTATTATGATGTGTGCATACTTTCGCGCTACCCCATTGTTGAGCGTTTGTACGACAGGACATTTTACGCTGCTGCGTGCGGAGTCCGCATCGCTCTTGATGGCGACGACAGCCAGGTTACCATGTTCAATGCGCACTTGGGCTATGACCCCTATGGTCCAGAAGACTTCTGCAAGAAGGGGAAGACCAAGGATGAAGTTACGCAGCGCGAGGCTGACTCCCAGCGCACCCCAGAAATTCATGAGGTTGTGGACAAGATAAAGCCCCAAATCGCCAACTACAGGGAGATCCCCGTCATACTGACTGGTGATTTCAACGCCCCGTCTCACTTAGACTGGACCAGTGCCACGGCTAATCAGCATTGCGGAGTTGGCGCATACAACTGGCCCACTTCGATCTACCCTACTCAAGCAGGTCTCATGTGTTACGAAccaacaagagcaagagcgggcaaggcagaataA